The sequence below is a genomic window from Ipomoea triloba cultivar NCNSP0323 chromosome 10, ASM357664v1.
aagttaacttataatatataatataatctatTTATCAGTTTAGAATTTCACTTAAATACGAAAATTAATTAGGTATTGTAACACCATATATTTCTTGGAGAGTTAAAGTACGTCTATTACAAAATAATCGAATTAGACATACACGTAAAATATGATGCGTGTAATGTaactaattattaatttaaaattttaattgagaggAAACCTAGCTTATGTTGTGCACAAAACACTCGGCTGTTGCCTTGTAATGCAAACATGCATCCTAATATGCCTGACAGAACATTGATTTTGGATGcatattatatagtattttgtttgtttggtcaAGTTGGTTAATTCTGCGTGTTTTGCACCAGGTCATCTTGGCCTGTCTTGTTTAATATTTTCTGGGGAGGTGGTCAACACGCAAAAAGTTTGTTTTCTTGAATTAgtcattaatcaaattattattattaaattaaactcattctttaaattaaattcaaaataattcacAAAATGAAAGCTAGGATTCCTAGGAAGTTTTGAGTAGACTAGGGTTTAATGAAGCATCTATGAATGgatcaacaatatatatatattacacatttTAATTGATTGGATGTCTAATTGACCACGATTATTGAATAAAAGAAATCTTAAAAatctttaatattatttatcaatAAAAAGCTAACATGATGAATATCAttgaattaatttcaattacaatcattaaaatatatttagagttaaaaataaaaaataaaatttcggCCACCTGTAAGTAATTGGAAAATGAGGATTAATTGGAAAACTGAAAAACTTTACGGTTATTCTTGTTTGACGAGGAAGTGTAATATTACATTaactctcattttttattttatgttaactTGTTATGCTGATCATAGTTTTTATTCTTCCCTTTTTCTTTACctgataaatttttattaacgTGATTACGTGACATCAACTCTACTTTATGAGAATACTCCTATCATCATTTTCTGACAAAAAAGGGTTATCTTTGGGGCCACTATTAAGCAAACAGACAAAGGACAGACTGTTTCTGTTATGTTTTGCCAAATTAATTACTTTGAATGGTTGCTACCAATATTCATGCAAGTTTCCTCCAAACCTGCCTAATTTAAGGAAGTAATATTGATTGATATGATTAATATTGATGAATAAGTAATTAATGTATGTGGAGCATGCTTGACTACAAATCTacaataatttctttctttcaaacAAAGAAAGTTTGCTTGACAACTACTATACACGTATGAGCCACCGATATacttctaaatatttatgagttaattttatatatttttggtttCAATCACTTGGTTATTTATTTGGGGgcaattttaatcaatttttaatAGGCATAATAATTGAGTGTAACAaagaatatgaatttttattGATGTAATTAAAGTATTGATAGATATGTATATGTTAATCagttatattgtattattaattaatgcaaTTACCTATTGAGAAAATATACTAAACATGCATGCCAAATGTATGATTCAGATGCGTGCATATATACCTCATTATTATTGGTGtatatgatattatattttataagtcATAATCAAGTAAACAATACAGCCCACCAAAATGGATTAACAATGAAAATTATCTATACGTGCATCAGGTGCATGCCAATTgccaataaattatatatttatggaATGCATGAGATACATGCACGGTGCATGCATGccttttgtattattttattttcatatcaaATAAAGTGATTAGATTGTGGATTTTGGttaacaaaaacaatttttttaatgacgAGAGAAATCCGGCCACATTAATCATTAGGAAGACCCTGTACGATGGGCGGCATAGTTGAATTCACATGGCAGAAAGGCTTTCAGATTTCACTTAACGAATGAAAAACCGACAAAACAATCCACTAAGAAGACCTAGTGCGATGGGCAGTAGAGTCGAATTCAAATGGCAAAAGAGCATGCTGATTTGACTTATTGAATAAAAACCAGACAAAACAATCTTCCATCCTTTTGTTTACAAGGCAAATAAAAACATCAAATGGAACCAACAGATTGGTTTGTGATAAGCAATTAAGCAGAGTCTGAAAACCCCACAGTGAGACTATAGTCAATTTATCTATTTCTGAGAAGTTGGCATTGCAAGAGATACTCCAGAGCCACCTGGTAAATCCTTCCATTGCTGGGTGATAGTCTTGATCTGTGTGTAAAAATGAACCCCCGCTTTGCCTACAAATCCACCGCGGTAAAGACAATACAGATCGTCACAAAGAGTATAGCAGACGTAATTGCCATATTTCTGAAAAAGTAGTGCAGTAagttttttcaagaaaatggtgTTACCGTAGAAGTTGAGGTCTCCAGCAAAGGAAGCCTTGGAGCCTGTGAAGGAGAAGAAGGGTAGAGGAACCGGAATGGGAACGTTGATGCCAACCTGAGGCAGAGAAGTGCGGTTCAGAGAAAAAACACGAGCAATCAAGATAGACTGTAACTATCGGAAAGCAACAAATGTTTCTGCCAACAGAAacatatatctttttttttcccaccttgtgcttcagtaggttgagaaagtagctattaACAGATACTAAATTATAACAGAgtgagtcagtagtactcaaaaaaaaaaaaaaatcccaccTTGTGCTTCGACTCATATGTACAACCATAGTTTTATGTCTAGTTTAATCCATACATTAGTGTTTCGCGTATCTTTGCCATAACTGATTAGCTTCATATGCTATAGAATCATTTTCTTACCTGCCCTGCCTCGATCTCGGTTTGGAATTTCCTCGCTGCTATGCCAGATGTAGTGAATATAGCAGCACCGTTTCCATATCTACAAAAGCAGGGTGATGTTACTATAGATGCTCGTGCCATGAGTCTAGAATGTCGAGTTCCTAAATGAAAAGGATAGAGAAGTACTTGTTTCTATTGACAGTTCTTATCGCCTCTTCTAAGCTGTCAGCCTAAAGAGAAGCAAAAAGCAGTTTGTTACTCAACATGAAGTCGATAATAGCACGAACAACTTAATGTGCGTGGAATATAATATGCTAACCAACCTGCATACAAATGAGAACAGGCCCAAAGATTTCCTCCTGTAAAAGTCCGTATTTAGAATCATTAGTGTGCTATGATTTGAAGTTCACAACCTTTTCGGTTGTGTATTGTGTATATAAAAACTAAGAATTTCTTCCACGGTTGGGGACTATACCTTATAACACTCCATATCGGCAGTAACATCAGACAAGATGGTGGGGCCAATAAAATTACCCTTTTCGTAGCCTGGTACCTATTATCCAACAGAGAGAACAGATACATTCAACTTGATAGTTTtgattacccaaaaaaaaaaaacgagagaGAATAATATGGAGTAACAAAAAGAGCTAAGCGATACAATAGCAAGTAGAGAATATATGTAACTTATCTATGGGTGCGCTAACTGAATATGAAAGCATACCACAATGTTTCTTCCATCAAGCAATAATTTAGCCCCACTATCAACACCACTTTGAATCAATTTACATATTCGGTCTTTTGCCTGTGGTTGAAGGATGACGAGAACAAAATATTCATCAAAACAGGGACTTGGTTTATCGGATAAACAAGGACAGAAAGATACCAATTTGTACACGTTATTCTCTTTCCTTCTCATTTGGTTCTACAAATAGCCGTGTGCACATTATTGCTTTTACGGTTTTACCCACCTGTTTACTAATAACTGGTCCAAGGTCGGCATCAGGTTCTGTTCCAGCATTTACTTTAAGGGTTTTTGCACGTTCCACCAATTCCTCTATCCTACAAGGATTACAGACTCCTTGCATCATTTAAACTGATCCAACTTGCGGAAAATAAAGCTGAATGATAATGATTAGATGGTGAGTACCATGACTTTGATTCTCCAACAAAGACCACTGTACTTAGCGCCATGCATCTTTGTCCGGCTGCACCAAAACCAGCTGCAACTAAAGCGTTTAATGTGGAATCAATGTTTGCATCAGGCATGACAATGCCGTGGTTCTTGGCTCCCATGTTGGACTGAAGATATTTTAACGCTAGTTAGTGGAAGTATTCTAACCACTGACATTAGAAGTGAGTTAGAAGAACCTCCGCCCCTTTCCTTCTTACCTGAACACGTTTGCCTGTAGCCGATGCCCTGGCATAAATATGCATTCCAGCCTGATAGATAAAGAAGAAACAAGAATTGGTCAGAGTCATACATGTATACAAGATAATCCCCGAGGAAAATCAATGCAAGAGAATACAAGACTGGAAGGCTTTACTCACTGTATTTGAACCAACAAAAGATACGGCTCTGATATCTTCATCATCACATATAGCATTAACAATGTCCTGCAAGATAGTTGCATCGTGACTATCAGCATATGGCACGAACAACGAAAACTAATTATAATAATCACTTCTTTGGAGCAAAGTATACATGAGTGCCGTGAACAATATTTAGAACTCCATCAGGCAACCCAGCCTCCATTGCCAACTCAGCCAGCATCATGGAAGCACCTGAAAGAAAAATGCAACACAGAGGAAAGGGAAGAAATGGAATCAGCAAATGGAGCAAATACTGCAAAAGATGGAGACTACATACATTGCGGTTTTTGGAATAAACAGATTGACCTGGATCTTTCTCTGACGGTTTAAGAACAAAGGTGTTCCCACATGTAACTGCAACAGGAAACATCTGCAGACATTGATGTGCCAAAAAACGTGGTGGTAACTTGCTGAGAAATGTATTAAAACAGATAATACtggcaaaaaaacaaaataagttCCCAACTAAGTTGTTGCAGAGGCAATATTAATGAATCCCGTAGTTGCCAAGTTTCAGCAAGTTACATACCCATAAAGGAATCATTGCTGGGAAGTTAAATGGACAGATCCCGGCACAAACACCTAAAGGCTCTCTTATGCTATAGGTATCAATTCCATTTGAGACATTAGAAACATATTCTCCCATCTGTAACGTTGCCATCCCACATGCATGTTCCACCACCTCtttgaaagtgaaaaaaaaaaaaaaaaggttaagaGAGCTGAACTCGGTCACATATATCCCTCAACTGATGTAAAGCAGTAATGCAGCCAACCTAAGCCACGGAATACATCGCCTTGTGCATCTTTCAATGTCTTCCCCTGTTCTGTAGTAACATTCAAGGCTAGCTTATCCTAGAGCAAACATTGCAGTAGCTCCAATCAACATATATCATAAgcagagagaaaaaaaattaattcctaCATTGAGAACTTTAAGATCAATGACAACACTAACCATGTTCTTCCTTATAAGGTCTTGGTACTTTAACATGACACGCTGCCTTGTCGTGATAGGTGTGTTCTTCCATGACGGAAATGCCTTTTTAGCAGCAGAAACTGCAGACTTGAACTCCTCATTAGTAGTTAACGGTATCTGAGACACCACTTCTTGTGTAGCCTATTCCATTAATCAATCATCAATATAAGATACTACTTTGAAATAGAACAAAGTAGAAATGTAAGCTTAACTGATCCCACTTACTGGGTTTATAACATCAATTGATTCCAATGACTTCGAATCTACAAAGCTGCCACCAATCAAATTGGGAAGCCTCTGATAAACAAGACCAAGATTCATACATTAGCCCAAAATTATACTCTTTAACCTTCACACTAAACCTATCAGCTACACAACCACTGTTTCTCACATAAAGATTACAGCTTTACAAATATAGAGGGGAGGGAGATGGAGAACTGACCGGCGAAGTTCGATGCTTCCACGAGGGCTCAGCAGCGGTGGATAAATGAGAATTGGCAAGACAATACATCTGAGGACTCAAAGACCTCACTTTTCTAGCTGCAAAACACGCACAATCAATTTGAAATTAGGGTTCTGAACTTCAACTCCGAAGAAATTCATCAATGTCTTCTCCCACTTGCATCCACAGACACGCCTACCAAATCCGACAGTAAGGCgcataaacacacacacacacacacacacacactatgaattaaaaaagaaaaaagaaccaTTACCTCGATTGACGGCGAACTGCATCATCATTTTCACCGGAAATCTGTGATCGGAATCGATAAAGATGTCCCCCGGAGTCCTCTACCTTGCTTCTGTACTCAACTCTCTCACTTGGGTATGCCAATTTGGAGTATAGTAAAGAGAGAGTGAATCAAAGATTACAACTTTggaaaattttttaattggGTATTGTCACATTGAGCCGATAAGGATTAAGGAGTTGAAGAACATGAACTATAATAAGAGTTTCATACGTTTAAGGAATCTTTCATATTCATTATTTTGGGATATAACCAAACGattaaatatttcattattCGCTGCCTTTTGGGCCTTTGGCAGATAATGAGCAATCCACGTCGGATGTCAGTCAGCATCACATTGGGGAAATTGGGGTCCaacaaatacaattatacaatattaaacactaatcAAATGGTCAAATCAGAAAATTACAATGATAATCAGCGACAAATTAGCAAAAACATGCACATATGACTTCAAAGAAAACAGACAGGAATCCTTAACAGATAATGTAATGTTTTTGATTGCCATCAGACTGTATGCGGGAGTGAAGAGCCTGCAGAGTGGCGGCTGTAACTTGAAGGGTACTCAAACTCCTGAATCTCAACATTTTTGATTCCAGAGAAATGGGAATTTGGGAAGGATAGAGCAGTGGGAAGAGTTGAGTAAACTGGTTTGGGCATCTTTGCTGGAAGGATGGGCAATTGGACTTGGAATTTTAGGCAATGTAAAGCTAGGCTTATTTTTGGTCGAGAGTTACTATCGGGGTGAGCACACCAAAGCCCGATAGTCATTAGCCGCTCCATTTCTTGTTTTTCAAAGTTTCCGTTTAGTTTTGGATCTGCGGCTTCTAGTAGTCTTCCCATTCCATACAAATCCCAAACCCAATCCACCAAGCTCTTCCTACCTTCTCGTTTATTGGCAAGAATTGCTTTTCGTCCACATGCAATTTCTAATGCCACGACTCCGAAGCTATAGACATCTGATTCTTTGCTGGTCTTGAACGTGATGTGACATTCTGGTGCTACATACCCTGGCGTACCTCCTAAATAGGTTTTCTCGGGTGTTTCTTCGTGGTCAACTGGCCAGGCCAATCCAAAATCACCGAGTCTAGCATTGAAGCTTGAATCCAACAGGACATTGCTGGACTTAATGTCTCGGTGCAATACACATTGTTCCCACTCTTCATGTAGATAGGACAAAGCTGAGGCCAAGCCTTGTGCAATTTTATACCTTAGCCCCCAATGCAAAGGTGACCTTCTCTTGAAGAGATGGGAGTCTAGGCTGCCTCCTGGCATGTATTCATAAACCAGCAGAAGCTCCCCATTCTCATGACACCAGCCGTGAAGTGGCACCAAATTTCTATGTCTCAATTGGCTGATGATCTTTACTTCTGATGTGTATTCCTCAATCCCTTGTTTGGAGTGGCTAGATACCCTCTTCACAGCCACATCCATGTTCAAGTCCCTTAAGAACCCGCTATACACCCCGCCAAATCCCCCTTCTCCAAGCTTACGCTCCTCCGAGAAGTTGTTAGTTGCAGATGCCAATTCACAGTATGAGAAATTTTTAGGCCCATAGCTAGCCATTTCAAACTCACCCACCATCACCGGACCAAGAATAATCTCATGATTCTTTCTTTTTGCTGCCCATTTCTTCTTGAAACAGGTGTAGATGGCTAAAGCCAACAGAGCAAGTAAAATGACAACACCACTACTCAATCCTGCTATCTCTAGTCTTTTCTTCAGTTTGTAATTATGGTCAGGACTTGGAGCTATTGATGGAATATGGTTAGGGGTTGGGCTAGTGGGAGCTGGAACAGGCTGATTTTGAGCAGGACTTGGAGCTGGGGATGAAACATTGGGCCTCAGTGAAGTGGAATCAAATTGCCACGACTTGATGTTGTTATTATCATAACACCCTTGAGTTGTAGCTGCGAAACCAATGCTAACAAATTCGGGCAAGTAATTGCTCAGATTAACGTTACCGCTAAGGTTGTTAAACGGGTCATCCCCGAACCCTGTAAAAACAACTTGGAGAATCGCGGAACTAGCATTATAAGTAATAGAAACATCATTAGTCATCTCCTCGGTAGTGTCACTCAGCCTTCTCTTGAAGATAACAGGCTCTAGCCTAGATATAATGTTTATACTTACATTATTATGGTCTGAGAATGTATCGAACACCACGGCAATGAAAGGATCTGGGGATGTCGGGTGAGTCTCATTCGAAAATAGCATTGTTTGGAACGGGGTGGAATTTTCAGCCAAGAAAAAAATCAGTGTATAACCATAATCATTATAACGGGGATAACCATTCTCATCATAATCTAAGTTGAAAGTGAAATTGGTGGCGAAATCGGCAAACTCTTTAGAAGTATTGTCCCATAGGTGGAACAGATCATGAACGTACCTTGCTCCACCTACTTGGTCATCATTTAACTCCGATACACATTCATTTGTGAGTTTGATTCCCTGGTCTGTGATGGATGCGTTTCCTTCAACTTGGATGTTCACGTTTGCGTCGTTTTGATCAATTTGAGAGAGATTAAATGAGAGTGAGAACACTAAAGAGGGAATAATAAGCACAAGGAAGAATCTGCACAAGGCTGCTGCCATGGCTTGGTGTAAGAATTGGGCTGAGATTCTAATTAAGAAACAGTAAAGTTGTGCTAACAAAGGACTGATAGAAagaacataatataatatttattatccaGCTTTAATTTCATTCTAAGACTTGCTAGTCCAGTTTATTCCAGTCCAGGCTTTACATTGACTACATTCTCATTTAATTCTATCCAGCTGTTATGCATGCATGCCCTATATACACTTCCACTTTGAAGAAGTCtccaaattttttcttttcctggAATTGCCGCCGCTGACATCAATTCACCTActtttcataataatactaggcaTTGTATTGTTGcaagaataatgttattttccatttctttGATTTATGGGGAAGTTCGTAGCAGCTACCAGAAGGGGCGCTCGGCGATAAAATCAATCTTGTGATCTCGGTAAATGACACTAGTAGTTAATGACTTAAACAAGAATGCTAATACACAACTTTTATGGGACTGAATTTGGAATCTTATGATTATCAAGCTATTTGTTTGTGCAACTGATTTTACTTCCTAACTAATAACAATGCAATACCCTTCTTTAGGATTCTTTGTTAACAATAAGCATTAAATTGTCAATTCTGAATGATATATTGAACCAAATTAAACTCTAACCAAGTCTATTATAAAGTCTACTTAAATTCTACCTTATTGACAATAAATttagaaaccaaaaaaaaaaaaaaaaaagtaaaaaccgTGATTGCTGGTGACTGATTTATGCGTCACTTCTCCCTCTGactttttactttatattttggggaatatatagttttatacCCCTTGACATGATCTATTGACTATGAAAgatgcaattgttatatcatggatcagggtTACGTTCACACTGTACAATGGAATTTAATTCATGTGTTGGTGTTTTATCTATGTTATGATTTTTTATGTCTTgagttatgaaattttatattttatgagtatgaattctatacttttttttttagcaccTCTTCTTGGTATTCATAACACAACAGAAGAGGATAATTAGCACATATATCTTGGTACAACCTGAGACAAACCATATCCCCATGATGTAGCTCAATTTGCATACATTAAGTATTTACCTCAAAATGCTTACACATTAGTACCTACAACAATTAGAGACAAATTACCAAACAGGCACGTAGAAGTCATTGTTAATCTAGCAAACATGAATGTATGACTTCAAAGAAAACAGACAGAAATCCTTAACagataatataatgtttttaattagtACAAGGGAGAAGAAGGGTGTTGAATTGGTGGCGTCAGATGGTATACGGGAGTGAAGAGCCTGCAGACGCTGAAGATGAAGTGAAACGTGAGTTTTGGCTGGAACTGGAAGGGTATTCAAACTCCTGTATCTCAACATTTTTGATTCCAGAGAAATGGGAACCTGGAAAGGATAGAGCATTGGGAAGAGATGATGAGTAAACTGGTTTGGGCATCTTTTCTGGAAGGATGGGCAATTGCACTTGGAATTTC
It includes:
- the LOC116033693 gene encoding methylmalonate-semialdehyde dehydrogenase [acylating], mitochondrial isoform X1, producing MMMQFAVNRARKVRSLSPQMYCLANSHLSTAAEPSWKHRTSPRLPNLIGGSFVDSKSLESIDVINPATQEVVSQIPLTTNEEFKSAVSAAKKAFPSWKNTPITTRQRVMLKYQDLIRKNMDKLALNVTTEQGKTLKDAQGDVFRGLEVVEHACGMATLQMGEYVSNVSNGIDTYSIREPLGVCAGICPFNFPAMIPLWMFPVAVTCGNTFVLKPSEKDPGASMMLAELAMEAGLPDGVLNIVHGTHDIVNAICDDEDIRAVSFVGSNTAGMHIYARASATGKRVQSNMGAKNHGIVMPDANIDSTLNALVAAGFGAAGQRCMALSTVVFVGESKSWIEELVERAKTLKVNAGTEPDADLGPVISKQAKDRICKLIQSGVDSGAKLLLDGRNIVVPGYEKGNFIGPTILSDVTADMECYKEEIFGPVLICMQADSLEEAIRTVNRNKYGNGAAIFTTSGIAARKFQTEIEAGQVGINVPIPVPLPFFSFTGSKASFAGDLNFYGKAGVHFYTQIKTITQQWKDLPGGSGVSLAMPTSQK
- the LOC116033693 gene encoding methylmalonate-semialdehyde dehydrogenase [acylating], mitochondrial isoform X2; protein product: MYCLANSHLSTAAEPSWKHRTSPRLPNLIGGSFVDSKSLESIDVINPATQEVVSQIPLTTNEEFKSAVSAAKKAFPSWKNTPITTRQRVMLKYQDLIRKNMDKLALNVTTEQGKTLKDAQGDVFRGLEVVEHACGMATLQMGEYVSNVSNGIDTYSIREPLGVCAGICPFNFPAMIPLWMFPVAVTCGNTFVLKPSEKDPGASMMLAELAMEAGLPDGVLNIVHGTHDIVNAICDDEDIRAVSFVGSNTAGMHIYARASATGKRVQSNMGAKNHGIVMPDANIDSTLNALVAAGFGAAGQRCMALSTVVFVGESKSWIEELVERAKTLKVNAGTEPDADLGPVISKQAKDRICKLIQSGVDSGAKLLLDGRNIVVPGYEKGNFIGPTILSDVTADMECYKEEIFGPVLICMQADSLEEAIRTVNRNKYGNGAAIFTTSGIAARKFQTEIEAGQVGINVPIPVPLPFFSFTGSKASFAGDLNFYGKAGVHFYTQIKTITQQWKDLPGGSGVSLAMPTSQK
- the LOC116033414 gene encoding L-type lectin-domain containing receptor kinase IX.1-like, coding for MAAALCRFFLVLIIPSLVFSLSFNLSQIDQNDANVNIQVEGNASITDQGIKLTNECVSELNDDQVGGARYVHDLFHLWDNTSKEFADFATNFTFNLDYDENGYPRYNDYGYTLIFFLAENSTPFQTMLFSNETHPTSPDPFIAVVFDTFSDHNNVSINIISRLEPVIFKRRLSDTTEEMTNDVSITYNASSAILQVVFTGFGDDPFNNLSGNVNLSNYLPEFVSIGFAATTQGCYDNNNIKSWQFDSTSLRPNVSSPAPSPAQNQPVPAPTSPTPNHIPSIAPSPDHNYKLKKRLEIAGLSSGVVILLALLALAIYTCFKKKWAAKRKNHEIILGPVMVGEFEMASYGPKNFSYCELASATNNFSEERKLGEGGFGGVYSGFLRDLNMDVAVKRVSSHSKQGIEEYTSEVKIISQLRHRNLVPLHGWCHENGELLLVYEYMPGGSLDSHLFKRRSPLHWGLRYKIAQGLASALSYLHEEWEQCVLHRDIKSSNVLLDSSFNARLGDFGLAWPVDHEETPEKTYLGGTPGYVAPECHITFKTSKESDVYSFGVVALEIACGRKAILANKREGRKSLVDWVWDLYGMGRLLEAADPKLNGNFEKQEMERLMTIGLWCAHPDSNSRPKISLALHCLKFQVQLPILPAKMPKPVYSTLPTALSFPNSHFSGIKNVEIQEFEYPSSYSRHSAGSSLPHTV